In Phreatobacter stygius, a genomic segment contains:
- the ftsY gene encoding signal recognition particle-docking protein FtsY — protein MVDEPKPSEPKKAGFLKRLFGRDETAEIAPPSHPTGEAAVQPAAAPALPPAGPIEVAPIAVPLAPQPPAVPHVREPKNEFRNEPKSEPKKKWWQRLKDGLSRTSSKLGRGITDLFTKRKLDGATLEELEDLLIQADLGIDTAARITEALGKGRFGKDIAPDEVRAVLSAEIEKVLEPVAHPLVVDAAKAPFVVLVVGVNGSGKTTTIGKLAAKFRAEGKSVMLGAGDTFRAAAIEQLKIWGERTGSPVIAREQGSDAAGLVFDAMKAAQDAGTDVLILDTAGRLQNKTELMAELEKVLRVIRKIDASAPHSVLLVLDATTGQNALTQVEVFGRTAGVTGLVMTKLDGTARGGILVAVAAKFGLPVHFIGVGEGVDDLEPFAAKDFARAIVGLDE, from the coding sequence ATGGTGGATGAGCCGAAGCCCAGCGAGCCGAAAAAGGCCGGTTTCCTCAAGCGGCTGTTCGGGCGTGACGAGACCGCCGAGATCGCACCGCCGTCCCATCCGACCGGCGAGGCGGCGGTTCAGCCTGCGGCCGCCCCGGCGCTGCCGCCGGCCGGTCCGATCGAGGTCGCGCCGATCGCGGTGCCGCTCGCCCCCCAGCCGCCCGCTGTTCCCCATGTGCGCGAGCCCAAGAACGAGTTCAGGAACGAGCCGAAAAGCGAGCCGAAAAAGAAGTGGTGGCAGCGGCTGAAGGACGGCCTGTCGCGAACCTCGTCCAAACTCGGCCGCGGCATCACCGACCTGTTCACCAAGCGCAAGCTCGACGGCGCGACGCTGGAGGAGTTGGAAGACCTGCTGATCCAGGCCGATCTCGGCATCGATACGGCGGCCAGGATCACCGAGGCCCTGGGCAAGGGCCGGTTCGGCAAGGACATCGCGCCGGACGAAGTGCGCGCCGTGTTGTCGGCGGAAATCGAGAAGGTGCTGGAGCCGGTGGCCCATCCCCTGGTGGTCGACGCCGCGAAAGCGCCTTTCGTGGTGCTGGTGGTCGGGGTCAATGGCTCGGGCAAGACCACGACCATCGGCAAGCTCGCGGCGAAATTCCGGGCCGAAGGCAAATCGGTCATGCTGGGCGCCGGCGATACGTTCCGCGCCGCCGCGATCGAGCAGTTGAAGATCTGGGGCGAGCGGACCGGCTCGCCGGTGATCGCGCGCGAGCAGGGGTCAGACGCTGCGGGCCTAGTCTTCGACGCGATGAAAGCCGCGCAAGATGCCGGGACCGACGTGCTGATCCTCGACACGGCCGGCCGGCTTCAGAACAAGACCGAGCTGATGGCCGAGCTCGAAAAGGTGCTGCGGGTGATCCGCAAGATCGATGCGTCGGCGCCGCATTCGGTGCTGCTCGTGCTGGACGCCACGACCGGCCAGAATGCGCTGACCCAGGTCGAGGTCTTTGGCCGGACCGCAGGGGTCACCGGCCTCGTCATGACCAAGCTCGACGGTACCGCGCGTGGCGGCATCCTGGTGGCGGTGGCGGCGAAATTCGGCCTGCCGGTTCACTTCATCGGCGTCGGCGAAGGGGTCGACGATCTGGAACCCTTCGCCGCCAAGGACTTCGCGCGCGCAATCGTCGGGCTCGACGAATAG
- a CDS encoding metal ABC transporter solute-binding protein, Zn/Mn family: MMPPVSRRVFAGAAAGLALGLGRAAAAQPLSVVTTTAMLGDAVRMLAGDAVKVESLMGEGVDPHLYRPTRADIVKLTAADLVIAHGLNLEAQFRETFAQIGRQRPVVFAADAVPRERRLNDQEVPDKPDPHVWMDPGLWIVVVRAVAHALETHGRPNRDPVTPRLASTLAELQALGTYASGILSSVPAERRLLVTAHDAFGYLARAFDFEVHGIQGLSTESEAGLKSIEATVELMVKRRIPAIFVESSVSDRNVRAAIEGAARRGHTVAIGAELFSDAMGKPGTYEGTYLGMIDHNVTAIARALGGTAPERGMSGRLNVAG; encoded by the coding sequence ATGATGCCACCCGTCTCACGCCGGGTTTTTGCCGGCGCCGCTGCTGGTCTTGCGCTCGGCCTCGGTCGCGCCGCCGCGGCTCAACCGCTGTCGGTGGTGACCACGACCGCCATGCTGGGCGATGCGGTACGTATGCTCGCGGGCGATGCGGTCAAGGTCGAATCGCTGATGGGCGAAGGCGTCGATCCGCATCTTTACCGCCCGACCCGCGCCGATATCGTCAAGCTGACCGCGGCCGATCTGGTGATTGCCCATGGCCTCAACCTGGAGGCGCAGTTCCGCGAGACCTTTGCCCAGATCGGCCGGCAACGGCCGGTGGTGTTTGCCGCCGACGCGGTTCCCCGGGAGCGGCGCCTCAACGACCAGGAGGTGCCGGACAAGCCCGATCCGCATGTCTGGATGGATCCAGGGCTCTGGATCGTGGTGGTTCGTGCGGTGGCCCATGCGCTCGAGACCCATGGGCGGCCCAACCGCGATCCCGTGACGCCGCGGCTCGCATCGACGCTTGCCGAGCTTCAGGCGCTTGGCACCTATGCGAGCGGGATCCTGTCCAGCGTGCCGGCGGAACGGCGCCTCCTGGTGACCGCGCATGACGCCTTCGGCTACCTCGCCAGGGCTTTTGATTTCGAGGTGCACGGCATCCAGGGCCTGTCGACCGAGAGCGAGGCCGGGCTGAAATCCATCGAGGCCACCGTCGAGCTGATGGTGAAGCGGCGCATCCCTGCCATTTTCGTCGAGAGTTCGGTGTCCGACCGCAATGTCCGGGCGGCGATCGAGGGCGCGGCCCGGCGTGGCCACACCGTCGCCATCGGAGCGGAACTGTTCTCCGACGCCATGGGCAAGCCAGGGACCTATGAGGGCACCTATCTCGGCATGATCGACCACAATGTCACGGCGATTGCCCGGGCGCTGGGCGGCACCGCACCCGAACGCGGCATGTCCGGCCGCCTGAATGTCGCGGGCTGA
- a CDS encoding NfeD family protein, whose product MIINGFASLGAWGWIAFAAVLLVAEIVVPGYFLIWLGAAAAITGVIFLLLPDASWQVQAGVFAALALASVVAWFRFAWSRNSDASDQPHLNERSGTIVGQEFVIDEPIQAGRGRVRIADTVWAVTGPDCASGTRVRVKRIDGTTLVVEPA is encoded by the coding sequence ATGATCATCAACGGCTTTGCTTCACTTGGCGCCTGGGGCTGGATCGCCTTCGCAGCGGTCCTGCTGGTCGCCGAAATCGTCGTGCCGGGCTATTTCCTGATCTGGCTCGGCGCGGCGGCAGCGATCACCGGGGTGATCTTCCTCCTCCTGCCCGACGCGTCCTGGCAGGTCCAGGCCGGCGTCTTCGCGGCGCTGGCACTGGCCAGCGTCGTCGCCTGGTTCCGTTTCGCCTGGAGCCGCAACAGCGACGCCAGCGATCAGCCGCACCTGAACGAGCGCTCCGGAACCATCGTCGGCCAGGAATTCGTCATCGATGAGCCGATCCAGGCCGGACGAGGGCGCGTCCGCATCGCCGACACGGTCTGGGCCGTCACCGGCCCGGATTGTGCGTCCGGGACGCGCGTCCGGGTCAAGCGCATCGACGGCACCACGCTGGTGGTCGAACCGGCCTAG
- a CDS encoding metal ABC transporter permease gives MDQLITQILRVVSLQAGFNTTVVMLGSAALGCAAGAAGVFAMLRRRALVSDAVAHATLPGIAGAFLLAAALDRAPRDALWLMGGAGLAALASLIAIEWLGRRPKVGPDTATAAVLAAGFGLGLALLSIVQTLSIGRQAGLEQLLFGSAAGMLPHEAEVMALLAVLVLAILVAVLKELCAVAFDADFARAIGLPVARLDGLVALVCAVVVVAALPVAGFVLSVALVVIPPAAARFWTDRAGLVVILAAGFGAVSAFSGAAVSAVVADTPTGPAIVLVAALLFAFSLVFGRARGLIAGQG, from the coding sequence ATGGATCAATTGATCACCCAGATCCTGCGTGTGGTGAGCTTGCAGGCCGGTTTCAACACGACGGTGGTCATGCTCGGATCGGCTGCGCTCGGCTGTGCCGCCGGGGCCGCCGGTGTCTTCGCCATGCTGCGACGGCGCGCGCTGGTCTCGGACGCCGTGGCACATGCGACCTTGCCCGGCATTGCCGGCGCCTTCCTGCTGGCCGCGGCGCTCGACCGGGCGCCGCGCGACGCGCTGTGGCTGATGGGCGGCGCGGGGCTCGCGGCGCTGGCCTCGCTGATCGCCATCGAATGGCTCGGCCGCCGGCCGAAGGTTGGCCCGGATACGGCGACCGCCGCGGTGCTGGCGGCCGGTTTCGGGCTGGGCCTGGCGCTCCTGTCCATCGTGCAGACCCTGTCGATCGGGCGCCAGGCGGGACTGGAACAATTGCTGTTCGGCTCGGCCGCCGGCATGCTGCCGCACGAGGCCGAGGTGATGGCGCTGTTGGCGGTCCTGGTGCTGGCAATCCTGGTCGCCGTGCTGAAGGAGCTCTGCGCGGTGGCGTTCGATGCCGACTTCGCCCGGGCGATCGGCCTGCCGGTGGCGCGGCTCGACGGGCTGGTTGCGCTTGTCTGCGCCGTCGTGGTGGTCGCAGCCCTGCCGGTGGCCGGCTTCGTCTTGTCGGTCGCCCTGGTCGTCATCCCGCCGGCGGCGGCACGGTTCTGGACCGATCGCGCCGGCCTGGTGGTGATCCTCGCGGCCGGGTTCGGCGCCGTCTCGGCTTTCTCGGGCGCCGCCGTCTCGGCGGTGGTGGCCGATACGCCGACCGGGCCGGCCATCGTGCTGGTCGCGGCTCTGCTCTTTGCCTTCAGCCTGGTGTTCGGCCGGGCCCGCGGGCTGATCGCGGGGCAAGGCTGA
- a CDS encoding metal ABC transporter permease yields the protein MANFWMVDFVPLLAATLAALACALVGNFLILTRRAMAADALSHAVVPGVVIAVVVTGSTASPVILGGGLAAAFAASGLVAFLTRAGRVEPGAALGIVFTSFFAFGILLLEWTGLARTAFDIHHVVTGHLEGLIWVTADDAAGASPLVMLGQLPKVVAELALVLVLVTAILVAFHKELALIAFDPVFARAAGLPIGALEAALLTATALACTAAFQSVGVVLAVAMIVCPAATARLLTTRLSRQIGLSLAIAFATVLIGYAAAVVGPALFGSALALNAAGTIGATAGLALALTAAVKARA from the coding sequence ATGGCGAATTTCTGGATGGTCGATTTCGTGCCGCTGCTGGCGGCGACGCTCGCGGCGCTGGCCTGTGCGCTGGTCGGCAATTTTCTGATTCTCACCCGTCGCGCCATGGCCGCCGATGCGCTGAGCCACGCCGTGGTGCCGGGCGTGGTGATCGCGGTGGTGGTCACGGGGTCGACCGCAAGCCCGGTCATCCTTGGCGGCGGCCTGGCCGCGGCTTTCGCGGCGAGCGGCCTCGTCGCCTTTCTCACCCGCGCCGGCCGGGTCGAGCCGGGCGCGGCGCTTGGCATCGTGTTCACCAGCTTCTTCGCCTTCGGCATCCTGCTTCTGGAATGGACCGGGCTTGCCCGTACCGCCTTCGACATCCATCACGTGGTGACCGGCCACCTGGAAGGGCTGATCTGGGTGACCGCCGATGACGCGGCCGGGGCGTCGCCGCTGGTTATGCTTGGTCAGCTGCCGAAGGTCGTCGCCGAGCTCGCCCTGGTGCTGGTGCTGGTGACGGCGATCCTGGTGGCCTTCCACAAGGAACTCGCCTTGATCGCCTTCGATCCGGTCTTCGCACGCGCCGCCGGCCTGCCGATCGGCGCGCTGGAGGCCGCGCTCTTGACCGCGACCGCGCTTGCCTGCACGGCTGCCTTCCAGTCGGTCGGCGTGGTGCTGGCGGTTGCGATGATCGTCTGCCCGGCAGCGACCGCCCGGCTGCTGACCACAAGGCTCTCCCGCCAGATCGGGCTGTCGCTCGCCATTGCCTTCGCCACCGTGCTGATCGGTTATGCCGCAGCCGTGGTCGGGCCGGCGCTGTTCGGCTCGGCGCTGGCGCTCAATGCCGCGGGCACCATCGGGGCAACCGCCGGCCTCGCCCTGGCGCTGACGGCGGCGGTCAAGGCCCGGGCCTGA
- a CDS encoding metallopeptidase family protein yields the protein MTITHDQLAALKAPDLEIFEAIANDAYSRLPEDFRKLCAGLVIQVDDFPTEEVLKEMGAETDFDLLGLFQGIGLPFRSEQLAAAMPNMIWLYRRPILDYWAEHDETLGAVIAHVLVHEIGHHFGLSDADMEAIERRAE from the coding sequence ATGACCATCACCCATGACCAGTTGGCGGCCCTCAAGGCGCCCGATCTCGAAATCTTCGAGGCCATCGCCAACGATGCCTATTCGCGCCTGCCCGAGGACTTCCGCAAGCTCTGTGCCGGGCTGGTCATCCAGGTCGACGACTTTCCGACCGAGGAGGTGCTGAAGGAGATGGGGGCCGAGACCGATTTCGATCTGCTCGGCCTGTTCCAGGGCATCGGCCTGCCGTTCCGGTCCGAGCAGCTGGCCGCCGCCATGCCCAATATGATCTGGCTCTACCGCCGGCCGATCCTGGACTACTGGGCCGAGCACGACGAGACGCTGGGGGCGGTCATCGCCCATGTGCTTGTCCACGAGATCGGCCACCATTTCGGCCTGTCGGACGCCGATATGGAAGCGATCGAGCGGCGCGCCGAATAG
- a CDS encoding phenylacetate--CoA ligase family protein: protein MAGHYDKRETRDPNVRERDLFKRLPAAIATALKAPGWKRHLGKIDPRAITSRAALAELPIQRKSDLPALQKAHPPFGGFMPGKASAFGRLFVSPGPIFEPEPVGHDVWRMGRVLAAGGFKRGDIVLNTFSYHLTPGGWAFDSGARAVGCAVIPAGPGNTDHQLDLIEAYRPVAYTGVPDFLKILIDTAKAKGRDISSITKALVSGAAFPPSLQKEIAGHGIAAYQTYAIAECGPIAYETEARDGLVLNEDIILEIVRPGTGDPVREGEVGEIVVTVLDIHHPLIRLAVGDLTAVLPGVSSCGRTNWRIKGWLGRADQTAKVKGMFVRPEQVAEVVKRHSEITRARLVVARNGETDIMTLQVETRAKSAEFLAAVGETVQAVTKLKGAVTPVAPGSLPNDGKVIEDTRPVG from the coding sequence ATGGCTGGCCATTACGACAAGCGGGAAACGCGCGACCCGAACGTTCGTGAGAGAGACCTGTTCAAGCGCCTGCCGGCGGCCATCGCCACGGCGCTGAAGGCGCCCGGCTGGAAGCGCCATCTCGGCAAGATCGATCCGCGCGCCATCACCTCCCGGGCAGCGCTCGCCGAACTGCCGATCCAGCGCAAGTCAGACCTGCCGGCATTGCAGAAGGCGCACCCGCCCTTTGGCGGCTTCATGCCCGGCAAGGCCAGCGCTTTCGGCCGGCTGTTCGTCTCGCCCGGCCCGATCTTCGAACCCGAACCGGTCGGCCATGACGTCTGGCGCATGGGCCGTGTGCTCGCCGCCGGCGGCTTCAAGCGCGGCGACATCGTGCTCAACACCTTTTCCTATCACCTGACCCCGGGCGGCTGGGCTTTCGATTCCGGCGCCCGCGCCGTCGGCTGCGCGGTCATTCCGGCCGGCCCGGGCAATACCGACCACCAGCTCGACCTGATCGAGGCCTATCGGCCGGTGGCCTATACCGGGGTACCGGATTTCCTGAAGATCCTGATCGACACGGCCAAGGCCAAGGGCCGCGACATCTCCTCGATCACCAAGGCGCTGGTTTCGGGCGCCGCCTTCCCGCCGTCGCTGCAGAAGGAGATCGCCGGCCACGGCATTGCCGCTTATCAGACCTACGCCATCGCCGAATGCGGCCCGATCGCCTACGAGACCGAGGCGCGCGACGGCCTGGTGCTGAACGAAGACATCATCCTGGAAATCGTCCGTCCCGGCACCGGTGATCCGGTGCGCGAAGGCGAGGTCGGCGAAATCGTCGTTACCGTGCTCGACATCCACCACCCGCTGATCCGGCTGGCGGTTGGCGACCTGACCGCGGTGCTGCCCGGTGTCTCATCCTGCGGACGGACCAATTGGCGCATCAAGGGCTGGCTCGGCCGCGCCGATCAGACCGCCAAGGTCAAGGGCATGTTCGTCCGCCCCGAACAGGTCGCCGAGGTGGTCAAGCGCCATTCCGAAATCACCCGGGCCCGCCTGGTCGTCGCGCGCAACGGCGAAACCGACATCATGACGCTGCAGGTCGAGACCCGGGCCAAGTCCGCCGAATTCCTGGCGGCCGTCGGCGAGACCGTCCAGGCGGTGACCAAGCTCAAGGGCGCGGTGACGCCGGTCGCGCCCGGCAGCCTGCCGAACGACGGCAAGGTGATCGAGGATACGCGACCGGTCGGCTGA
- a CDS encoding RluA family pseudouridine synthase: MQAQNPQTSSHPVVDDPLGLQARVIHRDAMMLIIDKPAGLPVHKGPGGGANLADHLAALRYGLPRDPELAHRLDKETAGCLVLGRHRKALARLADLFKANQVKKTYWAVVEGGPPADEGSITLAMGPRDPKRGWWMKIDPKGQPAITHFRVLGRAEGRSWLALEPVTGRTHQLRLHCQASGFAILGDPIYGSAPRHGGPGLHLMARSITVPFDPKKPAVEAAAAVPPHMQAALAGCGWSGT; this comes from the coding sequence ATGCAAGCGCAGAACCCTCAGACCTCGTCCCACCCTGTCGTCGACGACCCGCTCGGGCTGCAGGCCCGAGTGATCCATCGCGACGCCATGATGCTGATCATCGACAAGCCGGCCGGCCTGCCGGTGCACAAGGGCCCGGGCGGCGGGGCCAATCTCGCCGATCATCTGGCCGCGCTGCGCTACGGCCTGCCGCGCGATCCGGAGCTCGCCCATCGCCTCGACAAGGAGACCGCCGGCTGCCTGGTGCTCGGCCGGCATCGCAAGGCGCTGGCAAGGCTCGCCGACCTGTTCAAGGCCAATCAGGTCAAGAAGACCTATTGGGCGGTGGTCGAAGGTGGCCCGCCAGCCGATGAGGGGAGCATCACGCTTGCCATGGGTCCACGCGACCCGAAGCGTGGCTGGTGGATGAAGATCGATCCGAAGGGCCAGCCGGCCATCACCCATTTCCGCGTCCTCGGCCGCGCCGAGGGACGATCCTGGCTGGCGCTCGAACCGGTCACCGGCCGCACCCACCAGCTCCGGCTGCACTGCCAGGCCTCGGGCTTTGCGATCCTCGGCGACCCGATCTATGGCAGCGCGCCGCGCCATGGCGGGCCCGGCCTGCATCTCATGGCGCGTTCGATCACCGTGCCGTTCGACCCGAAAAAGCCGGCCGTCGAGGCCGCCGCGGCGGTGCCGCCGCATATGCAGGCAGCGCTCGCCGGCTGCGGCTGGAGCGGCACATGA
- a CDS encoding aminoglycoside phosphotransferase family protein, which translates to MFRAHLARWNLEPDGRPFATASSRLMPVLYAGQPAMLKIAVEAEERFGGQLMVWWDGEGAARVFAHDDDTLLMERSTGAASLAAMVRAGHDDEASRIICTAAARLHAPRPRSRPELIGLEHWFRALWPAARHGGLIAQAAAIARQLLAAPRDIVVLHGDIHHGNILDFGPRGWLAIDPKGLLGERAFDFVNLFRNPDEAVALSPGRFARQLDVVTKAAGLEPTRLLHWILAFAGLPAAWLIGDGETPDDDLAVAALAAAEIAKA; encoded by the coding sequence ATGTTCAGGGCCCATCTCGCCCGCTGGAACCTCGAACCCGACGGCCGGCCTTTCGCCACCGCTTCGAGCCGTCTGATGCCGGTTCTGTACGCAGGCCAGCCCGCCATGCTGAAGATCGCGGTCGAGGCTGAGGAGCGCTTCGGCGGCCAGTTGATGGTCTGGTGGGACGGCGAAGGCGCCGCCCGCGTCTTCGCCCATGACGACGATACGCTGCTGATGGAGCGCTCGACCGGCGCCGCCTCGCTTGCCGCCATGGTCCGGGCCGGCCATGACGACGAGGCAAGCCGGATCATTTGCACCGCCGCCGCAAGGCTGCATGCGCCGCGGCCTCGATCCCGGCCGGAACTCATTGGCCTGGAGCACTGGTTCCGCGCGCTCTGGCCCGCTGCCCGGCATGGCGGCCTGATCGCCCAGGCCGCGGCGATCGCGCGCCAACTTCTGGCCGCCCCGCGGGACATCGTCGTGCTGCACGGCGATATTCACCACGGCAATATCCTGGATTTCGGACCGCGCGGCTGGCTTGCCATCGATCCGAAGGGCCTCCTTGGCGAGCGCGCCTTCGATTTCGTCAATCTGTTCCGCAATCCGGACGAGGCGGTTGCGCTGTCGCCCGGGCGCTTTGCGCGACAGCTCGACGTGGTAACCAAGGCCGCGGGACTCGAGCCGACCCGCCTGCTGCACTGGATTCTGGCCTTTGCCGGCCTCCCGGCGGCCTGGCTGATCGGCGATGGCGAGACGCCGGACGACGACCTTGCGGTCGCCGCGCTGGCCGCGGCCGAAATTGCCAAGGCCTGA
- a CDS encoding SPFH domain-containing protein, with protein MFPFAGSDIALVALVVLAIIIIFSGVKTVPQGYQWTVERFGRYVRTLRPGLSLIVPFIDRIGHKVNVMEQVLDVPSQEVITKDNAKVTVDGIAFFQSLDPAKTSYEITNLNLALLNLAMTNIRTVMGSMDLDALLSHRDEINERLLRVVDQAASPWGVKVNRIEIKDIVPPADLVAAMGRQMKAEREKRAVILEAEGQRQSEILRAEGQKQSQILEAEGRREAAFRDAEARERQAQAEAKATEVLSVAIAGGNSLSVNYFIAEKYLKALEAMAQSPNQKVLIMPVETTQILGSLAGIGEIAKAAFGTDAPALARLAPRGSVPPAGG; from the coding sequence ATGTTTCCTTTTGCCGGCAGCGACATCGCCCTTGTCGCCCTTGTTGTGCTTGCCATCATTATCATCTTTTCCGGCGTCAAGACGGTGCCGCAGGGCTATCAATGGACGGTGGAGCGCTTCGGTCGTTATGTCCGCACGCTCAGGCCGGGCCTGTCGCTGATCGTGCCGTTCATCGACCGGATCGGCCACAAGGTGAACGTCATGGAGCAGGTGCTCGACGTGCCGAGCCAGGAGGTCATCACCAAGGACAACGCCAAGGTGACGGTCGACGGCATCGCCTTCTTCCAGTCGCTCGATCCGGCCAAGACCAGCTACGAGATCACCAATCTCAACCTCGCTCTGCTCAACCTGGCGATGACCAATATCCGCACGGTGATGGGCTCGATGGACCTCGACGCGCTGTTGTCGCATCGCGACGAGATCAACGAACGGCTGCTGCGTGTCGTCGACCAGGCAGCCTCGCCCTGGGGCGTCAAGGTCAATCGCATCGAGATCAAGGATATCGTGCCGCCGGCCGACCTGGTGGCGGCCATGGGCCGGCAGATGAAGGCGGAACGCGAGAAGCGTGCGGTGATCCTCGAGGCCGAGGGTCAGCGCCAATCCGAGATCCTGCGCGCCGAAGGTCAGAAGCAATCGCAGATCCTGGAAGCCGAAGGCCGGCGCGAAGCGGCCTTCCGCGACGCCGAGGCGCGCGAACGCCAGGCCCAGGCGGAAGCCAAGGCGACCGAGGTGCTGTCGGTCGCAATCGCCGGCGGCAACTCCCTGTCGGTCAACTATTTCATCGCCGAGAAATATCTGAAGGCGCTCGAGGCCATGGCCCAGTCGCCGAACCAGAAGGTGCTGATCATGCCGGTCGAGACCACCCAGATCCTGGGCTCGCTCGCCGGCATCGGCGAGATCGCCAAGGCGGCGTTTGGAACCGACGCGCCGGCCCTGGCCAGGCTTGCGCCGCGCGGCAGCGTGCCGCCGGCCGGCGGCTGA
- a CDS encoding metal ABC transporter ATP-binding protein, producing MLARPPGPTLDVLAGRLMVEDLSVAYRGVPALTDITWVAPATGLVAVVGPNGAGKSTLIKAILGLVPSTGKVNVGGRTMDEARGLTAYVPQRASVDWDFPATALDVVLQGMVRETGWFRAYGRARRGKALDLLDRVGLADLASRQIGAMSGGQQQRVFLARGLARDARILFLDEPLAGVDAASESIILDVFDALDRDGRLVVCVHHDLGTVAARFRDVLVLNKTVIAAGPVAEAFTPQVLARAYGVPLAT from the coding sequence ATGCTGGCGCGCCCCCCCGGCCCGACACTGGACGTCCTGGCTGGCCGGCTCATGGTGGAGGACCTGTCGGTCGCCTATCGCGGCGTGCCGGCGCTCACCGACATCACCTGGGTGGCGCCGGCAACCGGGCTCGTCGCCGTGGTTGGCCCGAATGGCGCGGGCAAATCGACCTTGATCAAGGCGATCCTCGGCCTGGTGCCGTCGACCGGCAAGGTCAATGTCGGCGGCCGCACGATGGACGAGGCGCGCGGCCTGACCGCCTATGTGCCGCAGCGGGCTTCGGTCGACTGGGACTTTCCGGCGACGGCGCTCGATGTCGTGCTGCAGGGCATGGTGCGCGAGACCGGCTGGTTCAGGGCCTATGGCCGGGCCCGGCGCGGCAAGGCGCTCGACCTGCTCGACCGTGTCGGGCTCGCCGATCTGGCCAGCCGGCAGATCGGTGCCATGTCGGGTGGTCAGCAGCAGCGCGTCTTTCTCGCCCGGGGGCTTGCCCGCGACGCCCGCATCCTGTTTCTCGACGAGCCGCTGGCGGGTGTCGACGCGGCCTCGGAGAGCATTATTCTGGATGTCTTCGACGCGCTCGACCGGGACGGCCGCCTGGTGGTCTGTGTGCATCACGACCTGGGCACGGTCGCCGCCCGCTTTCGCGACGTGCTGGTGCTCAACAAGACGGTCATTGCCGCCGGACCGGTCGCCGAGGCCTTCACCCCGCAGGTGCTGGCCAGGGCCTATGGCGTGCCGCTGGCCACCTGA
- the hemH gene encoding ferrochelatase, with amino-acid sequence MPEMKLPPDHVPVQAGKIGVLIMNLGTPDGTDYWSMRRYLKEFLWDRRVIETPRAVWWPILNLIILQTRPQKKGRDYATIWNKELDESFLKTITRNQAEKLGSQLAASSDKVVVDWAMRYGNPAIKPAVERLLKAGCDRILAVSLYPQYAAATVATANDHLFRALMEMRWQPTVRVAPPYHDEPVYIDALAQSIRAHLAGLDHDPEVILASFHGVPQKYVEAGDPYYCHCHKTWRLLGEALGMGPDRLMMTFQSRFGPDEWIKPYTDKTVEALARKGVKSMAILAPGFSADCLETLEELNGENRHIFEANGGERFSYIPCLNDSDLGMGVIRTVVERELMGWLPARIGPSATPEPGR; translated from the coding sequence ATGCCCGAAATGAAGCTTCCCCCCGATCATGTGCCGGTGCAGGCCGGCAAGATCGGGGTGCTGATCATGAATCTCGGTACGCCCGACGGCACCGATTATTGGTCGATGCGGCGCTACCTGAAGGAATTCCTGTGGGATCGCCGGGTGATCGAGACGCCTCGCGCGGTCTGGTGGCCGATCCTCAACCTGATCATCCTGCAGACCCGCCCGCAAAAGAAGGGCCGGGATTATGCGACGATCTGGAACAAGGAGCTGGACGAGAGCTTCCTGAAGACCATCACCCGCAATCAGGCCGAAAAGCTCGGGAGCCAGCTGGCCGCGTCGAGCGACAAGGTCGTCGTCGACTGGGCCATGCGTTACGGCAATCCGGCGATCAAGCCGGCGGTGGAACGGCTGTTGAAGGCTGGCTGCGACCGGATTCTGGCCGTCTCGCTCTATCCGCAATATGCCGCGGCGACGGTTGCGACCGCCAATGACCATCTGTTCCGGGCGCTGATGGAGATGCGCTGGCAGCCGACGGTCAGGGTCGCGCCGCCCTATCACGACGAGCCGGTCTATATCGACGCCCTGGCGCAATCGATCCGCGCTCATCTCGCAGGACTGGACCACGACCCGGAGGTGATCCTCGCCTCGTTTCACGGCGTGCCGCAGAAATATGTCGAGGCCGGCGATCCCTATTATTGCCACTGCCACAAGACCTGGCGGCTGCTCGGCGAGGCGCTCGGCATGGGACCGGACCGGCTGATGATGACCTTCCAGTCGCGTTTCGGCCCGGACGAGTGGATCAAGCCCTATACCGACAAGACCGTCGAGGCGCTGGCCAGGAAAGGCGTCAAGTCCATGGCCATCCTGGCGCCGGGCTTCTCGGCCGACTGCCTGGAAACGCTGGAAGAACTGAACGGCGAGAACCGCCACATCTTCGAGGCCAATGGCGGTGAGCGGTTCAGCTATATCCCTTGCCTCAACGATTCGGATCTCGGCATGGGGGTGATCAGGACCGTGGTCGAGCGGGAGCTGATGGGCTGGCTGCCGGCGCGCATCGGTCCGTCCGCAACGCCCGAACCGGGCCGTTGA